One Rhodococcus sp. P1Y DNA window includes the following coding sequences:
- a CDS encoding 2'-5' RNA ligase family protein, protein MVQSLELLLDDSLDVAVRREWQLLIDADLPSQGRHTGESNRPHITLSVADDFEMLDARIEQEFLRVRFPVRLGAFVVFRGKHTTLARLVVPSKELLTLHARVSELAEDSGGYRSHTTSGKWTPHVTLARRLTRVELAEAFLRLHACPSDLVGETSALRRWDGEDKREWLVR, encoded by the coding sequence ATGGTCCAGTCACTGGAATTACTCCTCGACGATTCACTCGACGTGGCCGTCCGGCGTGAATGGCAACTGCTGATCGACGCCGATCTCCCGAGCCAAGGTCGACACACAGGCGAGTCGAATCGTCCGCATATCACTCTGTCGGTTGCCGACGACTTCGAGATGCTCGACGCGCGCATCGAGCAGGAGTTCCTGCGCGTTCGATTTCCGGTGAGGCTCGGTGCATTCGTGGTTTTCCGTGGCAAGCACACCACTCTGGCGAGGCTTGTGGTCCCGTCGAAGGAGTTGTTGACGCTGCACGCCCGCGTGTCGGAGCTGGCCGAGGATTCCGGCGGCTACCGGTCACACACGACATCGGGGAAATGGACCCCGCACGTCACGCTCGCCCGCAGACTCACGCGAGTCGAACTCGCCGAGGCGTTCTTGCGGCTTCACGCGTGCCCGTCCGATCTTGTCGGTGAGACGTCGGCGCTCCGCAGGTGGGACGGCGAGGACAAGCGCGAGTGGCTCGTACGGTGA
- a CDS encoding isocitrate/isopropylmalate dehydrogenase family protein yields MIADVAHDGVKTVRIGSMLGDGIGHEIVPATMRVVDEAVDAEHGPSIEWVELPLGADAIDTHGTPIPESTLEELKSLDTWILGPHDSASYPEPFRSQLTPGGVVRKTFDLFANIRPAAAHPGVRAVSASMDLVVVRENTEGFYADRNMFLGSGEFMPTPDVALAVGVFTRSACERIAREAFTLAQGRRKHVTIVHKTNVLAMTTGLFRDACRTVAVDFPDVAVDEEHIDALTAHLVRRGGDFDVIVAENMFGDILSDLAGELSGSLGMAPSLNSSENKAMAQAAHGSAPDIAGKNRANPTALFLSAAMMLEWLAGNSGDARLTAAAHRIRRAVDGALESGVATADLGGRASTSEFTETVIARAKRV; encoded by the coding sequence ATGATTGCTGATGTGGCACACGACGGAGTGAAGACGGTACGGATCGGGTCGATGCTCGGGGACGGAATCGGGCACGAAATCGTGCCCGCGACGATGCGCGTCGTCGACGAAGCGGTCGACGCCGAACACGGCCCGTCCATCGAGTGGGTCGAACTACCTCTCGGCGCGGACGCGATCGACACGCATGGGACCCCGATTCCGGAATCGACGCTCGAAGAACTGAAGTCGCTCGACACCTGGATACTCGGCCCGCACGACAGTGCGTCGTATCCAGAGCCGTTCCGATCGCAACTCACTCCGGGTGGCGTCGTACGCAAGACCTTCGACCTCTTCGCAAACATCAGGCCTGCCGCGGCCCATCCTGGCGTGAGAGCAGTATCGGCTTCGATGGACCTCGTCGTCGTCCGTGAGAACACAGAAGGCTTCTACGCAGATCGCAATATGTTCCTCGGCAGCGGCGAATTCATGCCGACGCCCGATGTTGCGCTTGCTGTCGGTGTGTTCACTCGTTCTGCGTGCGAGCGGATCGCACGCGAGGCATTCACGCTCGCCCAGGGTCGGCGGAAGCATGTGACCATCGTGCACAAGACGAACGTTTTGGCGATGACAACCGGGCTTTTCCGTGACGCATGCAGAACCGTCGCCGTCGATTTCCCGGACGTGGCCGTCGACGAAGAACACATCGATGCGCTCACCGCGCATCTTGTTCGGCGGGGCGGCGACTTCGACGTGATCGTCGCCGAAAACATGTTCGGCGACATCCTGTCCGACTTGGCCGGCGAGCTTTCGGGGTCACTCGGGATGGCACCGTCGCTCAATTCGTCGGAGAACAAAGCGATGGCTCAGGCCGCACATGGGTCGGCTCCCGACATCGCAGGCAAGAACCGTGCGAATCCGACGGCCCTGTTCCTGTCGGCGGCGATGATGCTGGAATGGCTCGCGGGCAACTCGGGCGATGCTCGGCTCACTGCTGCGGCGCACCGAATCAGACGCGCTGTCGATGGCGCGCTCGAGTCTGGAGTCGCAACAGCCGACCTCGGCGGGCGGGCGTCGACGAGTGAGTTCACCGAGACGGTGATCGCTAGAGCAAAGCGGGTGTGA
- a CDS encoding helix-turn-helix domain-containing protein: MLKRVVVPLLPLTEQFEMGVACEVFGFDRSDEGLPTYDFSLIAGVAEPIRSRFGFTIDVPYDLDQLDDADLIVIPAGGTHRSDDGSYVCGTDYDAAIEPLLVKLRAAVDRGAKVASLCNGAFLLGKAGLLDGRRCTTHWRHSDRLAAEYPLADVDCNVLYVDDGNVLTSAGTAAGIDLCLHIVRKEQGSKVANGIARRMVVPPHRDGGQAQFVTTPLPTTEVDTLAPLLDWMTEHLDTDLTVQTLSARVNMSARTFARRFQAETGTTPARWLNDQRVLAAQQLLENSDLSMDVISERVGFGNAAVMRQHFVRLRCTTPNSYRRTFRSAPQPV; this comes from the coding sequence ATGTTGAAACGCGTGGTCGTTCCGCTACTCCCGCTGACCGAGCAGTTCGAGATGGGGGTTGCCTGCGAGGTATTCGGTTTCGACCGATCCGACGAAGGCCTTCCCACCTACGATTTTTCGCTCATAGCCGGTGTCGCGGAACCGATCAGGTCCCGGTTCGGGTTCACGATCGACGTACCCTACGACCTCGATCAACTCGACGACGCCGATCTGATCGTCATACCGGCCGGCGGCACGCATCGATCCGATGACGGCAGTTATGTGTGCGGCACCGACTACGACGCAGCCATCGAGCCACTGCTGGTGAAGCTGCGAGCAGCAGTGGACCGCGGCGCGAAGGTAGCCAGCCTGTGCAATGGCGCATTTCTCCTCGGCAAGGCCGGTCTGCTCGACGGTCGTCGTTGCACGACGCACTGGCGGCATTCGGATCGTCTTGCGGCCGAATACCCATTGGCGGACGTCGACTGCAACGTGCTGTACGTCGACGACGGCAACGTTCTGACGAGTGCTGGCACCGCTGCTGGCATCGACCTCTGCTTGCATATCGTCCGCAAGGAGCAGGGCAGCAAGGTCGCCAACGGAATCGCCCGACGCATGGTGGTACCGCCGCACCGAGACGGAGGTCAAGCCCAATTCGTCACAACTCCTTTGCCGACAACGGAGGTCGATACGCTCGCTCCCCTACTCGACTGGATGACCGAGCACCTCGATACCGACCTCACCGTCCAGACCTTGTCCGCGCGGGTGAACATGTCTGCGCGGACCTTCGCCCGCCGATTCCAGGCCGAGACGGGGACGACACCTGCCCGCTGGCTCAACGATCAACGCGTTCTTGCCGCCCAACAGCTGCTCGAGAACTCGGATCTGTCGATGGACGTGATCTCCGAACGAGTCGGCTTCGGCAACGCTGCCGTGATGCGGCAGCATTTTGTCCGATTGCGGTGCACGACGCCCAACTCCTACCGCCGCACATTCCGGTCCGCGCCACAGCCGGTGTAA
- a CDS encoding amino acid ABC transporter permease, which produces MTSSPSLDSGTDPAPIKAIPLKHPGRWVAAVVIVVLFGLFAYGAATNPAYGWGTYGRYLFDSRIGTGVWITVQLLVYSMVIAIILGVAVAVMRLSPNPVLRSAAWVYLWIFRGTPIYVQLTFWGLFPVIYKNVALGIPFSVQFAEFDLQSLYSAFWFAVIGLALNEAAYMAEIVRAGINSVGEGQVEASTALGMSWSQTMRRTVLPQAMRVIIPPTGNEVISMLKTTSLVIAVPFTGDVYGRARDISGVNFEPVPLLLVASTWYLLITSILMVGQFYLERYYSKGVSRKLTNRQLQALADAQGGKPSIVPRSTEGGPL; this is translated from the coding sequence GTGACGAGTTCGCCCTCGTTGGACAGCGGAACCGATCCCGCGCCGATCAAGGCAATTCCGCTGAAGCATCCCGGTCGTTGGGTTGCTGCCGTCGTCATTGTGGTTCTGTTCGGGCTCTTTGCATACGGCGCAGCGACCAATCCCGCGTACGGATGGGGCACGTACGGCCGCTACTTGTTCGACTCTCGGATCGGTACCGGCGTATGGATCACGGTGCAGCTCTTGGTGTATTCGATGGTCATCGCGATCATCTTGGGCGTTGCGGTCGCGGTCATGCGTCTGTCGCCCAACCCCGTCCTACGCAGTGCAGCGTGGGTCTACCTCTGGATCTTTCGTGGTACCCCTATCTACGTTCAGTTGACCTTCTGGGGTCTGTTCCCCGTGATCTACAAGAACGTCGCACTGGGGATCCCGTTCTCGGTCCAATTCGCCGAGTTCGATCTGCAATCTCTCTACTCGGCCTTTTGGTTCGCCGTGATCGGGCTGGCGTTGAACGAAGCTGCATACATGGCCGAGATCGTCCGCGCCGGTATCAATTCGGTCGGAGAAGGTCAGGTCGAAGCATCCACCGCGCTCGGGATGTCGTGGTCGCAGACCATGCGACGGACGGTGTTGCCACAGGCGATGCGCGTGATAATCCCGCCGACCGGCAACGAAGTAATCAGCATGCTGAAGACGACGTCGTTGGTGATCGCCGTGCCGTTCACCGGCGACGTCTACGGACGGGCCCGTGACATATCCGGGGTCAATTTCGAACCGGTCCCGCTTCTCCTGGTCGCGTCGACGTGGTACCTCCTGATCACGAGCATCCTGATGGTCGGTCAGTTCTATCTCGAGCGCTACTACTCGAAGGGGGTGTCTCGGAAGTTGACCAACAGGCAGCTTCAGGCGCTCGCCGACGCCCAGGGCGGCAAACCCTCGATCGTTCCGAGGTCGACGGAAGGGGGTCCGCTGTGA
- a CDS encoding ABC transporter substrate-binding protein has protein sequence MSARSCSKPVRTARVLLALTGAGALFLSGCAQNTEDGGAPAAEETTAVEVSKVDDVASTLPEKNVTSGTLIVGVNVPYSPNEFKDSSGKIIGFDVDLMNAVAGVLGVTAQYEEADFDRIIPSVQAGSYDVGMSSFTDTKEREQTVDFTTYFNAGTQWAQPAGGSVDPTDACGLKVAVQTTTIQDQEEVPAKSEACVAAGKPAIEIVKFDSQDDAVNALVLGRVDAMSADSPVTAYAIKQTGDKLEAAGDVFDSAPYGYPVAKGSPLAQSLQKAVQYLIDNGQYQTIAENWGVEAGVIEQAQINGAVN, from the coding sequence GTGTCTGCACGTTCCTGTTCGAAGCCCGTTCGTACCGCGCGAGTTCTGTTGGCGCTCACCGGAGCCGGCGCACTGTTCCTCTCGGGGTGCGCACAGAACACCGAAGACGGTGGTGCACCTGCCGCGGAGGAGACGACTGCGGTCGAGGTGAGCAAGGTCGACGACGTGGCCTCGACGCTCCCCGAGAAGAACGTCACGTCGGGCACCTTGATCGTCGGTGTCAACGTGCCGTATTCGCCCAACGAGTTCAAGGATTCGTCCGGCAAGATCATCGGCTTCGACGTCGACCTGATGAACGCCGTTGCCGGAGTTCTGGGTGTGACAGCACAGTACGAGGAAGCCGACTTCGATCGGATCATCCCCTCGGTTCAGGCGGGAAGTTACGACGTCGGGATGTCGTCGTTCACCGACACGAAAGAGCGCGAGCAGACCGTCGACTTCACCACCTACTTCAATGCAGGCACTCAGTGGGCGCAGCCGGCCGGCGGATCGGTCGATCCAACCGACGCGTGTGGCCTGAAGGTTGCGGTGCAGACCACCACAATCCAGGACCAGGAAGAGGTTCCAGCCAAGAGCGAGGCGTGTGTGGCGGCAGGCAAGCCCGCAATCGAGATCGTGAAGTTCGACAGTCAGGACGACGCGGTCAACGCTCTCGTCCTCGGACGCGTAGACGCGATGTCGGCAGATTCGCCGGTCACGGCCTATGCGATCAAGCAGACCGGGGACAAGCTAGAGGCGGCAGGCGACGTGTTCGATTCCGCTCCGTACGGATACCCGGTGGCCAAGGGGTCACCGCTCGCGCAGTCGCTCCAGAAGGCCGTTCAGTACCTGATCGACAACGGGCAGTACCAGACCATCGCCGAGAACTGGGGCGTCGAGGCAGGCGTGATCGAGCAGGCACAGATCAACGGGGCAGTCAACTGA
- a CDS encoding amino acid ABC transporter ATP-binding protein has translation MVKAEQVCKNFGALEVLKGISLEIDKGQVLCMVGPSGSGKSTFLRCINHLEQVNAGRLYVDDELVGYEEKNGKLYELHPKKASKQRRDIGMVFQHFNLFPHRTALENIIEAPTQVKGMKKKDATVRGKELLDRVGLGDKSGAYPAQLSGGQQQRVAIARALAMDPKLMLFDEPTSALDPELVGEVLGVMKELAKDGMTMVVVTHEMGFAREVADQLVFMDGGVVVESGEPRSLLANPQHERTKLFLSKLL, from the coding sequence ATGGTGAAGGCCGAACAGGTGTGCAAGAACTTCGGCGCACTGGAAGTCCTCAAGGGTATTTCGCTTGAGATCGACAAGGGCCAGGTGCTGTGCATGGTCGGTCCGTCGGGCTCGGGAAAGTCGACGTTCCTGCGCTGCATCAACCACCTCGAACAGGTCAACGCTGGTCGGTTGTACGTCGACGACGAACTCGTCGGATACGAGGAGAAGAACGGCAAGCTCTACGAGCTGCATCCGAAGAAGGCGTCCAAGCAACGCCGCGACATCGGCATGGTCTTCCAGCACTTCAACCTGTTTCCGCATCGCACAGCGCTCGAGAACATTATCGAGGCGCCGACGCAGGTGAAAGGCATGAAGAAGAAGGACGCGACGGTGCGCGGCAAAGAACTGCTCGACCGGGTCGGACTCGGCGACAAGTCTGGTGCCTATCCGGCGCAGTTGTCCGGCGGGCAGCAGCAACGCGTCGCCATCGCCCGGGCTCTTGCCATGGATCCCAAGCTGATGCTGTTCGACGAGCCCACATCGGCGCTGGACCCGGAACTCGTCGGTGAAGTGCTCGGAGTCATGAAGGAGTTGGCGAAAGACGGAATGACGATGGTCGTCGTGACCCATGAGATGGGGTTCGCCCGCGAAGTCGCTGATCAGCTGGTGTTCATGGACGGCGGAGTAGTGGTCGAGTCGGGTGAACCCCGGTCCCTGCTCGCCAACCCGCAGCACGAACGCACCAAGCTGTTCCTCTCCAAACTCCTTTAG
- the trxA gene encoding thioredoxin: MATQTLTQQNFDDIVGGNDVVLVDFWASWCGPCRQFAPTFEKSSDAHPDVVHAKVDTEAEQGLAAAANIQSIPTIMAFREGILVFAQPGALPAAALEDLVGQVKSLDMDVVRAQLEEQKAGADSE, from the coding sequence GTGGCAACACAGACTTTGACTCAGCAGAACTTCGACGACATCGTCGGCGGCAACGACGTAGTTCTCGTCGACTTCTGGGCGTCGTGGTGTGGACCGTGCCGCCAGTTCGCACCGACGTTCGAGAAGTCTTCCGACGCTCACCCCGACGTCGTGCACGCGAAGGTCGACACCGAGGCCGAACAGGGCCTCGCTGCGGCAGCGAACATCCAGTCCATCCCGACGATCATGGCGTTCCGTGAGGGCATTCTCGTCTTCGCGCAGCCAGGGGCCCTTCCGGCAGCAGCATTGGAAGACCTCGTCGGGCAGGTCAAGTCCTTGGACATGGACGTAGTACGCGCGCAGTTGGAAGAGCAGAAGGCCGGAGCAGACTCCGAATAG